A genomic region of Phragmites australis chromosome 2, lpPhrAust1.1, whole genome shotgun sequence contains the following coding sequences:
- the LOC133895870 gene encoding mediator of RNA polymerase II transcription subunit 22a, which translates to MSKAGGAGAAPGPTAAAAAAAAQKQKSLLQKADADVSSLVDNFSSLVNIARVNDPPVRNSQEAFQMEMRAARMVHSADSLLKLVSELKRTAIFSGLASLNENVDRRIEVLGQQVEGTERMLERIGQEAAASLKELEAHYYSSVVRSPAYD; encoded by the exons ATGAGCAAGgcaggcggcgccggcgcggcccCGGGCCCCacagccgcggcggcggcggccgcggcgcagAAGCAGAAGTCGCTGCTGCAGAAGGCCGACGCCGACGTCTCCAGCCTCGTCGACAACTTCTCCTCCCTCGTCAACATCGCCCGC GTCAACGACCCGCCCGTGCGCAACTCGCAGGAGGCCTTCCAGATGGAGATGCGCGCCGCCCGCATG GTACATTCAGCGGACTCTCTTTTGAAGTTAGTGTCGGAACTTAAGAGGACAGCCATCTTTTCCGGGCTTGCTTCATTAAATGAGAATGTGGATAGGAGGATTGAGGTGCTAGGTCAGCAGGTGGAGGGAACAGAGAGAATGCTAGAGAGGATTGGGCAGGAGGCAGCGGCAAGCCTCAAGGAGTTGGAGGCACACTACTACTCATCTGTGGTGCGGTCTCCAGCCTATGATTGA